From Shewanella psychrophila, a single genomic window includes:
- a CDS encoding lysophospholipid acyltransferase family protein gives MPAVRLTGLAYVPRWIGGVSCYITFGIGGLLSSLTILPILRFWPGTKLERIRRVQKAVHIMFRGFVYMLTCTGVIKVSPDNIARLSSAKGRVVIVNHPTLVDVVVLISLMPNAGCIVKQGIWRNPFMRGVVACAGYIPNRGAELLLEDCRHVLKSGTNLIIFPEGTRTVLGTSVNSFARGAANIALRTKTDLLPVVLRTNAPGLSKQEAWYEIPRRTIGMRVEVGETIDHIRYDAIAGGDAKMARQLTRDLEDYFKTNLEHNETT, from the coding sequence ATGCCAGCAGTCAGGCTGACGGGATTAGCCTATGTTCCCAGGTGGATAGGCGGCGTCAGTTGCTATATCACCTTCGGTATCGGCGGACTACTAAGCTCGTTAACTATATTGCCTATATTAAGGTTTTGGCCAGGTACAAAGTTAGAGCGCATCCGCCGTGTACAAAAAGCGGTACACATCATGTTTCGCGGCTTTGTTTATATGCTGACTTGTACAGGTGTCATCAAAGTTAGTCCAGATAATATAGCTCGCCTCTCCTCGGCTAAAGGTAGAGTCGTGATTGTCAATCATCCAACTCTAGTCGATGTAGTGGTGTTAATCAGTTTAATGCCCAATGCGGGCTGTATCGTTAAACAAGGGATCTGGCGTAATCCTTTTATGCGTGGGGTTGTCGCCTGTGCTGGCTATATACCCAATCGCGGCGCAGAATTGCTACTCGAAGACTGTAGGCATGTACTAAAAAGCGGGACCAATTTAATTATTTTCCCTGAAGGCACACGTACAGTTCTAGGCACAAGCGTCAACAGCTTTGCCAGAGGCGCCGCCAATATTGCACTGAGAACCAAGACAGATTTATTACCTGTGGTTCTTCGTACCAATGCACCGGGCTTGAGCAAACAAGAAGCCTGGTATGAAATACCCCGTCGCACCATAGGAATGCGAGTCGAAGTAGGCGAAACCATCGACCATATCAGGTATGATGCGATTGCTGGTGGCGATGCGAAAATGGCACGTCAACTTACACGGGATCTGGAAGATTACTTTAAGACGAACTTAGAACATAATGAAACTACATAA
- the recG gene encoding ATP-dependent DNA helicase RecG, protein MKRLDLVPVTDLKGVAKKMAERLAKLGINTVQDLLFHLPLRYEDRTQIYPIASLYPGSYGTIEAVIHSSQIIQGRKRMMTCTVRDETGYLTLRFFNFSVAQKNGLANGTSIRAYGEIRRGKHQSEIIHPEYKLIHGDSDLVMSDTLTPVYPTTEGLKQASWIKLTDQALTMLDEGGLQELLPPQLQPSNLSLKAALQLLHRPNNQVSLFDLEQGHHPAQQRLIQEELLAHNLSMLKLRQRSNRDNAVSLAATGKLLNPFLKALPFNPTGAQQRVGVEICSDLEKSSPMMRLVQGDVGSGKTLVAALAALQAIENGYQVAMMAPTELLAEQHAENFALWFEPLGLKVGWLAGKLKGKARAQSLQDIESGEANIVIGTHAIFQEQVIFNNLALIIIDEQHRFGVHQRLELREKGISQGFHPHQLIMTATPIPRTLAMTAYADLDTSVIDELPPGRTPVTTVAVADMRRNEVIERVRHATTHDSRQTYWVCTLIEESEALECQAAEDTAAELTLALPELKIGLVHGRMKSTEKQAIMAEFKSGELNLLVATTVIEVGVDVPNASLMIIENPERLGLAQLHQLRGRVGRGAIASHCVLMYKAPLSPTATKRLGVLRNSNDGFIIAQKDLEIRGPGEVLGTKQTGIADMKIADLVRDQALIPHIQKLAIHIMEQVPENVDSIVQRWLGDRDQYVQA, encoded by the coding sequence TTGAAGAGACTCGATCTTGTTCCTGTCACAGATCTTAAGGGTGTTGCCAAGAAGATGGCCGAACGCTTAGCTAAGCTCGGCATAAATACGGTACAAGATCTACTATTCCACTTGCCACTAAGGTATGAAGATCGCACTCAAATTTATCCCATAGCCTCACTCTATCCAGGCAGTTATGGCACCATAGAAGCCGTGATTCACTCCAGTCAGATCATTCAAGGGCGTAAGCGCATGATGACCTGTACAGTTAGAGATGAAACAGGTTACTTAACCCTTAGATTTTTTAATTTTTCGGTGGCACAGAAAAATGGCTTAGCCAATGGTACAAGTATCAGGGCCTACGGTGAAATTAGGCGCGGTAAGCATCAATCAGAGATCATTCACCCCGAATATAAACTCATTCATGGAGATAGCGATCTCGTTATGAGTGATACCTTGACGCCTGTGTACCCAACTACTGAAGGATTAAAACAGGCCAGTTGGATAAAGCTGACAGATCAAGCCTTGACCATGCTCGACGAGGGTGGCTTACAGGAATTACTCCCGCCTCAGCTTCAACCGAGTAATCTGAGTCTCAAAGCAGCCTTACAGCTATTACATAGGCCCAATAATCAGGTTTCCCTGTTCGATCTGGAGCAAGGTCACCACCCGGCACAACAACGCTTGATCCAAGAGGAGCTCCTAGCCCATAACCTGAGCATGCTCAAATTGCGCCAACGCAGCAATCGAGATAATGCTGTGAGCCTGGCCGCAACGGGTAAGCTACTCAATCCCTTCCTGAAAGCACTGCCATTTAACCCCACAGGAGCGCAGCAAAGAGTCGGCGTTGAAATCTGCAGCGATCTCGAAAAGAGTTCACCTATGATGCGTCTGGTTCAGGGTGATGTTGGCTCCGGGAAGACATTAGTGGCGGCCTTAGCAGCATTGCAGGCCATAGAAAATGGCTATCAGGTAGCTATGATGGCCCCAACAGAATTGTTAGCCGAGCAACATGCCGAGAACTTCGCCCTCTGGTTTGAGCCCCTCGGGCTAAAAGTCGGCTGGCTAGCCGGTAAACTTAAAGGCAAAGCCAGAGCACAATCTTTGCAGGATATTGAGTCTGGGGAGGCGAATATCGTTATCGGCACCCATGCGATTTTTCAAGAGCAAGTGATCTTTAATAATCTCGCCCTGATAATTATCGATGAACAGCATAGATTTGGCGTACACCAGCGACTTGAACTCAGAGAGAAAGGCATCAGCCAGGGCTTTCACCCCCATCAGTTGATCATGACTGCAACGCCGATTCCGCGCACCTTAGCCATGACAGCCTATGCCGACCTCGATACCTCAGTGATCGATGAACTTCCCCCAGGACGAACCCCGGTGACGACCGTAGCTGTTGCCGATATGAGGCGCAATGAAGTCATAGAACGAGTCCGCCATGCTACCACTCATGATAGCAGGCAGACCTACTGGGTTTGCACCTTGATCGAAGAGTCTGAAGCACTAGAATGCCAGGCGGCAGAAGATACCGCCGCAGAACTGACATTGGCACTGCCTGAGCTCAAGATAGGTCTGGTTCATGGACGTATGAAGTCCACCGAAAAACAGGCCATCATGGCCGAGTTCAAGTCAGGCGAATTGAACCTACTGGTAGCCACCACAGTCATAGAAGTGGGGGTTGATGTTCCCAATGCCAGCCTGATGATCATAGAAAATCCGGAACGTTTAGGTCTGGCTCAACTACATCAACTCAGGGGGCGGGTCGGTCGAGGCGCCATCGCCAGTCACTGCGTACTCATGTACAAGGCTCCTTTGTCACCGACAGCAACCAAGCGATTGGGGGTACTCAGGAACAGCAACGATGGCTTCATCATAGCCCAGAAGGATCTGGAGATAAGGGGCCCGGGTGAAGTGTTAGGAACCAAGCAGACTGGCATTGCCGATATGAAAATTGCCGATTTGGTTCGAGATCAGGCACTTATCCCCCATATTCAAAAACTAGCCATACATATCATGGAGCAGGTCCCGGAAAATGTCGATAGCATAGTGCAACGTTGGCTAGGTGATCGAGACCAATACGTACAGGCATAA
- a CDS encoding DUF3014 domain-containing protein, whose amino-acid sequence MQVNQEDRIAPKEKSVNTNTLAIVAVAVAAIVSGGAYYYFKVGEPEPLPVRVVDITPEEPLVAVVDIPEPVIEEIIEPEVIETEPQAQIEPIPTLSNSDGYVHQKTVEIADGMKIEPLLVEKDLVRHFVVFVDNLAQGELARKVSPLKAPDRVFTVSDITNKTYLNPDSYHRYDLYANFIANLNEQQLATTYKELTPLLGEAFEELGYGEMSFNQRMLEAIDIMLAAPVIEQPIELDGVSVNYQFVDPKLEALPNAQKLLVRMGPENAKKVKAALRKLKKYLAG is encoded by the coding sequence ATGCAAGTCAATCAAGAAGATAGAATCGCGCCAAAAGAAAAGTCGGTGAATACCAATACCTTAGCTATTGTAGCCGTAGCAGTTGCAGCTATAGTCTCAGGAGGTGCCTATTATTATTTTAAGGTCGGTGAACCAGAGCCCTTGCCTGTTCGAGTGGTAGATATCACTCCAGAAGAGCCTTTGGTAGCGGTTGTGGATATTCCTGAACCTGTGATTGAAGAAATCATAGAGCCTGAAGTCATTGAAACTGAACCACAAGCTCAAATAGAGCCAATTCCTACGTTAAGCAACAGCGATGGTTATGTTCATCAAAAAACAGTCGAGATTGCCGATGGTATGAAGATCGAGCCACTATTAGTGGAGAAAGATCTGGTTAGACATTTCGTGGTCTTTGTCGATAACTTAGCCCAAGGTGAACTGGCACGAAAAGTGAGCCCACTAAAGGCCCCCGACAGAGTCTTCACCGTTTCTGACATCACCAACAAGACATATCTTAATCCCGACAGTTATCACAGATATGATCTGTACGCCAATTTCATCGCTAACTTGAATGAACAGCAACTCGCTACAACCTACAAGGAGTTAACCCCCTTGCTCGGAGAAGCATTCGAGGAGTTAGGCTATGGTGAGATGAGCTTCAATCAGAGAATGCTCGAAGCCATAGATATTATGCTGGCGGCACCTGTCATAGAGCAGCCAATTGAATTAGATGGCGTCAGTGTAAACTATCAATTTGTCGATCCTAAGCTTGAAGCACTACCCAATGCACAGAAGCTCTTGGTTCGCATGGGTCCGGAAAACGCCAAGAAAGTGAAAGCCGCATTGCGTAAACTAAAAAAGTATTTAGCAGGCTAG
- a CDS encoding phosphopantetheine-binding protein, protein MKLHNEIKQLIIECLDLEDVTIDDIESEAALFGEGLGLDSIDALELGLAIKKQFDVKIEANSDATKAHFYSVASLASFIESQQA, encoded by the coding sequence ATGAAACTACATAACGAAATAAAACAATTAATCATAGAATGCTTGGATCTTGAAGATGTCACCATCGATGATATCGAATCCGAGGCGGCGCTTTTTGGTGAAGGTCTGGGGTTAGACTCAATCGATGCCCTGGAGCTTGGTTTAGCGATTAAGAAGCAGTTCGATGTCAAAATTGAAGCCAATTCAGATGCTACTAAGGCACATTTTTATAGTGTGGCAAGTCTGGCCAGCTTTATCGAATCACAGCAAGCTTAG
- a CDS encoding acyl carrier protein codes for MQSREQILQVLTRILVDEFEIDEADISPTASLYEELDLDSIDAVDLVIKLQQMTGKKIKPEEFKAVRTVDDVVSAIEGLVKD; via the coding sequence ATGCAAAGCCGTGAACAAATTCTGCAAGTCCTAACTCGCATCTTAGTCGATGAATTCGAGATAGATGAAGCGGATATCTCACCAACAGCTTCCCTGTATGAAGAGCTTGATCTGGACAGTATTGATGCTGTCGACCTAGTCATCAAACTGCAACAAATGACAGGCAAAAAAATCAAGCCTGAAGAGTTTAAAGCCGTGCGTACCGTGGACGATGTAGTTTCTGCCATCGAAGGGCTCGTCAAAGATTAA
- a CDS encoding beta-ketoacyl synthase chain length factor — protein sequence MQLRFSICSWGAWSPQHQQPQDWQHWRSTNTHQNSSLADTPKLARVPAMQRRRYSALTKMQLEAAFQADAPHSCRTIFASRHGELHRTIGLLNNIVKAEPLSPLAFSQSVHNTASGIYSILTDNRAPSTSIAAGEESLPQALIEAYAQLNEDPTPVLLVFGDQPVPEIYTDFVDELDLPLSLALVIERCDESSTKPQLTLSQAREGNNISYGELVHSLSVARPIAGNLCHYHWELSFD from the coding sequence TTGCAGTTAAGATTTAGCATTTGTTCTTGGGGAGCCTGGTCCCCCCAGCATCAGCAGCCCCAAGATTGGCAGCATTGGCGAAGTACCAATACTCACCAAAACTCCTCCCTGGCTGACACCCCAAAATTAGCTCGAGTCCCTGCGATGCAGCGACGACGTTATAGCGCCTTGACTAAGATGCAACTTGAGGCCGCCTTTCAGGCCGATGCACCACATTCATGCCGCACAATTTTTGCCTCTAGGCACGGAGAGTTGCATCGCACCATAGGCTTACTCAATAACATAGTAAAAGCAGAACCTCTTTCACCACTGGCCTTTAGTCAATCTGTACATAATACGGCAAGTGGTATTTACAGCATACTGACGGATAATCGAGCACCATCGACTTCGATTGCCGCGGGTGAAGAAAGCTTGCCACAAGCACTTATCGAAGCATATGCTCAGCTAAATGAAGACCCAACGCCTGTATTGCTTGTCTTCGGCGATCAGCCTGTACCTGAAATATATACAGATTTTGTTGATGAGCTCGACCTTCCTCTCTCTCTTGCATTAGTTATTGAAAGGTGTGATGAGTCATCTACCAAGCCGCAATTGACACTCAGCCAAGCGCGAGAAGGTAACAATATTAGTTATGGTGAGCTAGTGCACAGCTTGTCTGTTGCCAGACCTATAGCTGGTAACTTATGTCATTATCATTGGGAACTCAGCTTTGACTGA
- a CDS encoding AMP-binding protein, producing the protein MTELLKTWLSKGPSSQQLISFNHHDIITGGAFTNQVASVHLQLSQSTCRRWLLACESSDLFAVGLCAALLAGKEIILPANTQAGSLSELTHEFDGVISDKALCEGKAFVMLKKELSSATSQWPTSEKWGELVLYTSGSSGQPKAVRKSLAQLDAEVTVLEHTFAKHLPQCSVVSTVSHQHIYGLLFKILWPLAASRPFLSDIIEYPETLTYYTSLFPNLCLISSPAQLSRLPESLDNEKQVRSPSLVFSSGGPLNFEAAQGIAHCYGRQPIEVFGSTETGGIGYRRQIRKDQPWQAFTNVEISQDPKDGALTVKSPYLENQNWLRCEDKIALIEPGLFRLEGRLDRIIKIEEKRVSLVQMETLLESHPLVSHAALVMLSQPRIQLGAVIELSEHGKTHLESEGKLSLNNLLKAQLLTQFERVTLPRRWRYPALLPVDKQGKRVQSQLTELFDHD; encoded by the coding sequence ATGACAGAATTACTCAAAACTTGGTTATCCAAGGGGCCTTCGAGCCAACAGCTTATCAGTTTTAATCATCATGATATTATCACTGGCGGTGCATTCACCAACCAGGTTGCGAGTGTACATCTGCAGCTGAGTCAATCCACTTGCCGGCGTTGGTTATTGGCCTGCGAGTCTAGTGACCTTTTTGCGGTCGGATTATGTGCCGCATTGCTCGCCGGAAAAGAGATAATCTTACCTGCCAACACCCAAGCAGGTAGCTTGAGTGAGTTAACCCATGAATTTGATGGCGTTATTTCAGATAAGGCTTTATGTGAAGGTAAAGCCTTCGTCATGCTTAAGAAAGAGCTCTCATCCGCTACAAGCCAATGGCCGACTAGTGAGAAATGGGGCGAGCTGGTGCTATACACCTCAGGAAGTAGCGGTCAACCCAAAGCTGTCCGTAAGTCACTGGCTCAATTAGACGCGGAAGTGACAGTATTGGAGCATACATTTGCCAAGCACTTGCCCCAATGTAGCGTGGTGTCTACGGTTTCACATCAACATATCTACGGTCTATTATTCAAGATCCTGTGGCCTTTGGCCGCCAGCCGTCCCTTCTTGAGTGATATCATCGAATATCCTGAGACCCTGACCTACTACACGAGTCTGTTTCCTAACCTGTGCCTCATCAGCAGCCCGGCTCAGTTATCCCGCTTACCTGAGTCTCTCGACAACGAGAAGCAAGTGAGATCACCCAGCCTAGTCTTCAGTTCCGGCGGTCCGCTGAATTTCGAGGCAGCCCAAGGTATCGCTCATTGTTATGGGCGCCAGCCCATCGAAGTGTTTGGTAGCACCGAAACCGGTGGTATTGGCTATCGACGCCAGATAAGAAAAGATCAGCCTTGGCAAGCTTTTACCAATGTTGAAATTTCACAAGACCCCAAAGATGGCGCTCTCACAGTCAAATCTCCTTACCTGGAAAACCAGAACTGGCTTAGATGTGAAGACAAGATCGCACTCATCGAGCCGGGTCTGTTTCGACTTGAAGGCCGCCTCGATCGTATCATCAAGATCGAAGAGAAACGTGTCTCTTTGGTGCAGATGGAGACATTACTCGAGAGTCACCCTCTCGTCAGTCATGCCGCCTTGGTTATGCTGAGTCAGCCGCGTATTCAGCTAGGTGCAGTGATTGAACTATCTGAGCATGGCAAGACTCACCTCGAAAGTGAAGGTAAGCTGAGCCTGAACAATTTACTCAAGG
- a CDS encoding response regulator transcription factor, with translation MKILLAEDQAMIRGALAALLSLDGEFEITQACDGNEALSLLKANRYDLLLTDIEMPGLTGLELAKWCQRQDSPTKVIILTTFGRAGYIKRAIESGAGGFLLKDAPSDSLIHAIKQVMAGKRVIDPELAVMAIGDEIDPLNDKERRALRLAGEGKTTAEIATNLFIAEGTVRNYLSEAIGKLNASNRIDAARIARQKGWL, from the coding sequence ATGAAAATTTTATTGGCAGAAGATCAGGCAATGATCAGAGGCGCACTGGCTGCACTTTTAAGCTTAGATGGTGAATTTGAAATCACTCAGGCTTGTGACGGAAATGAAGCCCTATCTCTACTCAAAGCCAACCGCTATGATCTTCTGCTAACTGATATTGAAATGCCGGGATTAACCGGGCTTGAACTGGCTAAATGGTGTCAAAGGCAAGACTCTCCCACCAAGGTCATTATTCTCACCACCTTCGGCAGAGCTGGTTATATCAAACGCGCCATCGAATCTGGTGCCGGAGGCTTCTTGCTCAAAGATGCCCCCTCTGACAGCCTTATTCATGCAATAAAACAAGTGATGGCAGGTAAACGGGTTATCGATCCTGAGCTTGCTGTCATGGCCATAGGTGATGAGATTGATCCTCTCAATGACAAGGAGCGTCGTGCACTTCGTTTAGCCGGAGAGGGGAAAACAACGGCCGAAATAGCCACTAATCTCTTCATCGCCGAGGGCACGGTACGCAATTACCTCTCGGAAGCGATCGGCAAACTTAACGCAAGCAATAGAATCGATGCAGCCCGCATTGCAAGACAAAAAGGCTGGTTGTAA